DNA from Thermoanaerobaculia bacterium:
TTCCCGGAGACCACTCCCGAGACTTCCGCGCCGGAACCGTTCGGCTTCGCGCCGGCGCCTCCCCCGCCGGAAGCGCCTCTCCCGCCGGAAGCGCCTGCCCCTCCGCCTCCGGTCGCGCCGGCGGCTCCTCCTCCGGGGGAAGCGACCGGGCCTCTGGCGCTCGACTCGCTTTCTCTCGACGTTCCTCCGGGAGAGGAATGGGCGCCGGTGCCCGAACATTCCGCCGCGTCGCCCTCCGGAGAAACGGCGCCCGCGCCGGACCCCTCCTCGTTCGGCGACTTCTGGAGCACCTCGACGCCCGAGGTGTCGCTCGAGCCGGCGGCGCCGGAAACGCCGCCCGCTGCGGCGCCGGCGGGCGCTTCCCCCGAGATCCAGCGCCTCCTCGACGAAGGGGATCGCCTCGCCGAGCGGGGAGATCACCAGGGCGCGATCGAAGTCTGGTCCCGGGTCTTCCTTTCCGATCTCAGCAACCCGGAAGCGGCGTCGCGGATCGAAAACGCGCGGACGCGAATCGCGGAGACCCATCGGCGCGTGGCCGACGCGCTCAAGCAGGGCCGGTCCCTCTACGAGTCCGGAAAGGTCAAGGAAGCGCGCGAAAAATTCCTCGAGGTCCTCGCGATCGACGAGAACGAATCGACGGCGCGGTCGTACCTGCACCGCATCGAGGAGGATCTCGCGCGCCCGACCGCGTCGTACGACCTCTCGGCGGCGGCCCCCGCCGGCGACGTCCTCGCGGAGGAGGAAGAGCCTCGAGCCGAGGAGCCGAGACGCGCTCCCGCGCCGTCCCGCGGCGCCGCGCGGCCGCGGATCCCGCTCCTCCCGGTCGCCGCAGCTCTCGTCGTCGCGATCGGGATCGGGCTGTTCCTGATGTTCCGGCCGCATCCGGCCGCCGCGCCCCCGCCGCCCTCGCGCCCGGCCCGCGCGGCCGCCGGTCCCGACCGGATCGCGGAAGCGACGCGCCTCTTCCAGGAAGGAAGAGTCGACGAGGCCCGCGAAGCGCTCGCCCGCGTTCCGCCGGAGGACCCGCAATACGCCCGCGCGCAGAAGATGCTCGCGAACTTCGGACCGGCGGCCGCTCCGCCGCCGGAAAACGCGCCGGCCCCGGCGACCTCCGCAGCGCCCCCGCCGACGGCGGCCGCCCAGCGGCAGGAAGCCGAAGCGGCGCTCGCGGACCATCGCTACATCGCCGCGCTCACGGCTTTCCAC
Protein-coding regions in this window:
- a CDS encoding tetratricopeptide repeat protein, which codes for MADNIAYPGNPGLPREAREKILSTFRHSLNLFKAGKTEDCAVGCDFILKMDPRFVPAKRLLEKARDPNASVDLAELESFVAETLTPMEKLGAAAPDKLLISAIEAYADRDFDRAIESSNRVLSVLPGNSDAREILEKATRKKELQPHVENFRQRALFALESGQTDEAKRNFERMRSLDPEHPELERLAKRLHEPAAPAAAAEPAPPPEEMPAFDFPFSDFPETTPETSAPEPFGFAPAPPPPEAPLPPEAPAPPPPVAPAAPPPGEATGPLALDSLSLDVPPGEEWAPVPEHSAASPSGETAPAPDPSSFGDFWSTSTPEVSLEPAAPETPPAAAPAGASPEIQRLLDEGDRLAERGDHQGAIEVWSRVFLSDLSNPEAASRIENARTRIAETHRRVADALKQGRSLYESGKVKEAREKFLEVLAIDENESTARSYLHRIEEDLARPTASYDLSAAAPAGDVLAEEEEPRAEEPRRAPAPSRGAARPRIPLLPVAAALVVAIGIGLFLMFRPHPAAAPPPPSRPARAAAGPDRIAEATRLFQEGRVDEAREALARVPPEDPQYARAQKMLANFGPAAAPPPENAPAPATSAAPPPTAAAQRQEAEAALADHRYIAALTAFHQASAGYPGDADLKREMGEAAAKVEEISPAVKLFNDGDYDSALPILWRLYQADHQNADVKSYLVRCYYNQGVIALQNNLYDKAAKAFDDALGVNPDDALSKRQKAFAQRYVGKPADLLARVYLKYLRPRP